In Georgenia soli, a genomic segment contains:
- a CDS encoding zinc-dependent alcohol dehydrogenase, with product MWTAYWTTSPRHGELRTEPGREPGEGEALVRTLHSGISRGTEMLVHGGAVPAEVADRMRAPFQEGYLPGAVKYGYLSVGVVEKGPEELVGRRVFCLYPHQDRYVVPVNALTLVPNDVPSDRAVLAGTVETAVNALWDAAPRLGDRVAVVGAGMVGGAVAALLRAFPLDRLQLVDVDPARERLAQALGVDWVRPDDAAGECDLVIHCSASEQGLARGLELLGDEGELIEMSWYGTRAPRVPLGGPFHSRRLSVRASQVGAVAAARRARRTTADRLDLAMRQLADPAFDAFLTSRSDLADLPAAMERLYAGEGSPLCHVVVYPEGA from the coding sequence ATGTGGACCGCCTACTGGACGACATCGCCACGCCACGGCGAGCTGCGCACCGAGCCGGGCCGCGAACCGGGGGAGGGCGAGGCCCTCGTGCGCACGCTGCACTCCGGCATCAGCCGTGGCACGGAGATGCTCGTGCACGGCGGCGCCGTCCCGGCCGAGGTGGCCGACAGAATGCGGGCGCCGTTCCAGGAGGGGTACCTGCCGGGTGCGGTGAAGTACGGCTACCTCTCGGTGGGCGTGGTCGAGAAGGGGCCCGAGGAGCTCGTCGGCCGCCGCGTGTTCTGCCTGTACCCCCACCAGGACCGGTACGTCGTCCCGGTGAACGCGCTCACCCTCGTTCCCAACGACGTCCCCTCCGACCGCGCCGTCCTCGCCGGCACCGTGGAGACCGCCGTCAACGCGCTGTGGGACGCCGCCCCGCGCCTCGGCGACCGGGTCGCCGTCGTCGGGGCCGGCATGGTGGGCGGCGCGGTGGCGGCGCTGCTGCGCGCCTTCCCCCTGGACCGGCTGCAGCTTGTCGACGTCGACCCCGCCCGCGAGCGGCTGGCGCAGGCGCTCGGGGTGGACTGGGTCCGTCCCGACGACGCCGCCGGCGAGTGCGACCTCGTCATCCACTGCTCGGCGTCCGAGCAGGGCCTGGCCCGGGGGCTGGAGCTGCTCGGCGACGAGGGCGAGCTGATCGAGATGTCCTGGTACGGCACCCGGGCTCCGCGCGTGCCGCTCGGCGGCCCGTTCCACTCCCGCAGGCTGAGCGTCCGTGCCAGCCAGGTCGGCGCCGTCGCCGCCGCCCGCCGTGCCCGGCGGACGACGGCGGACCGCCTGGATCTCGCGATGCGCCAGCTCGCCGACCCCGCGTTCGACGCGTTCCTCACCAGCCGCTCCGACCTCGCCGACCTCCCGGCCGCGATGGAGCGCCTCTACGCCGGGGAGGGATCCCCGTTGTGCCACGTCGTCGTCTACCCCGAAGGAG
- a CDS encoding 2'-5' RNA ligase family protein — protein MGRHTAELQMRDHFARTDLRAGQAELTWHLLIEDPEVVRTLARWRGSLAGAEHLAPVADEGLHLTMQVVGLLDALPADAPARVASAVRDRLRGLGPVTVELTRPEVVEDGVVVGVRDDTALQQLRAAIRAGVADAGLEISDGDDWWPHVTLAYSTTEATGESTREALAVAAEDPAGPPALTVQRVSLLAQRMEPPTYVWDVLDAVELSA, from the coding sequence ATGGGCAGACACACGGCAGAACTTCAGATGCGGGACCACTTCGCCCGTACGGACCTGCGCGCGGGCCAGGCCGAGCTCACGTGGCACCTGCTGATCGAGGACCCCGAGGTCGTCCGGACGCTGGCCCGGTGGCGCGGCTCCCTGGCCGGGGCGGAGCATCTGGCCCCGGTGGCGGACGAGGGTCTCCACCTGACCATGCAGGTTGTGGGCCTTCTGGACGCGCTGCCGGCGGACGCTCCGGCACGGGTGGCGTCGGCGGTGCGGGACCGACTGCGCGGCCTGGGGCCGGTCACGGTGGAGCTGACCCGGCCGGAGGTGGTCGAGGACGGCGTGGTGGTCGGGGTGCGCGACGACACCGCGCTGCAGCAGCTGCGGGCCGCGATCCGTGCCGGCGTCGCCGACGCCGGCCTGGAGATCTCTGACGGTGACGACTGGTGGCCGCACGTCACGCTCGCCTACTCCACCACCGAGGCGACCGGCGAATCGACGCGGGAGGCGCTCGCCGTCGCGGCGGAGGATCCGGCGGGGCCGCCGGCGCTCACCGTGCAGCGGGTCTCTCTGCTCGCACAGCGGATGGAGCCTCCCACGTACGTCTGGGACGTCCTGGACGCCGTCGAGCTCAGCGCGTAG
- a CDS encoding alpha-ketoglutarate-dependent dioxygenase AlkB, with protein sequence MGRMRGVVEEPAGLRYVPDFLTQAQEEWLLARLTELEYGEVRMHGQVARRVVRHYGASYHFETGSVTPGEPIPDWLQPVRERCAALLERPTADLAEALATYYPPGASIGWHRDAPAFGDVVGVSLGSPSPMRFQLGKGDERRVWEQWLEPRSAYVLAGPVRTRWQHHIPAVREPRSSLTFRTLRRGFAERMRSPAEGGGGDRVG encoded by the coding sequence ATGGGACGGATGCGGGGCGTCGTCGAGGAGCCGGCCGGGCTGCGCTACGTGCCCGACTTCCTCACGCAGGCCCAGGAGGAGTGGCTCCTCGCGCGCCTGACGGAGCTGGAGTACGGCGAGGTGCGCATGCACGGCCAGGTCGCGCGCCGCGTGGTGCGCCACTACGGCGCGAGCTACCACTTCGAGACGGGGTCGGTGACGCCCGGCGAACCGATCCCCGACTGGCTCCAGCCGGTCCGGGAACGCTGCGCCGCTCTCCTCGAGAGGCCGACGGCGGACCTGGCCGAGGCCCTGGCGACCTACTACCCGCCGGGCGCGTCGATCGGCTGGCACCGGGACGCACCGGCGTTCGGCGACGTCGTCGGGGTCTCGCTCGGCTCGCCGTCGCCCATGCGTTTCCAGCTCGGCAAGGGGGACGAGCGCCGGGTGTGGGAGCAGTGGCTCGAGCCCCGGTCGGCGTACGTGCTCGCCGGCCCGGTCCGGACGCGGTGGCAGCACCACATCCCCGCGGTGCGCGAGCCCCGCTCCTCCCTGACGTTTCGTACCCTGCGCCGCGGCTTCGCCGAACGGATGCGGAGCCCGGCGGAGGGGGGCGGGGGCGACCGGGTCGGGTGA